One Corvus moneduloides isolate bCorMon1 chromosome 21, bCorMon1.pri, whole genome shotgun sequence DNA window includes the following coding sequences:
- the FAM163B gene encoding protein FAM163B gives MTAGTVVITGGILATVILLCIIAVLCYCRLQYYCCKKDESEEDEEEPDFAVHSHIPPLHCNRNVVLTNGPSLYSSSPFAKKPAQSRPSCPSCSPYEPPTSFLQETPTSFLQETPTSFLQETPTSFLQEPPTSFLQEPPTSFLQEPPTFFLQEPPEELHNGGDRVSYKTVSQEDLALPVSNLQALNPNRLSAMREAFSRSRSISTDV, from the exons ATGACAGCCGGGACCGTGGTCATCACAGGTGGAATATTAGCGACTGTCATTTTACTTTGTATCATCGCCGTCCTCTGCTACTGTAGGCTCCAG TACTACTGCTGCAAGAAGGATGAATccgaggaggacgaggaggagcCCGACTTCGCCGTGCACTCCCACATCCCTCCGCTCCACTGCAACCGCAACGTAGTGCTGACCAACGGGCCCTCCCTCTACTCCTCATCCCCCTTCGCCAAGAAACCAGCCCAGAGCCGgcccagctgccccagctgctctccctaCGAGCCCCCCACCTCCTTCCTCCAGGAGACCCCCACCTCCTTCCTCCAGGAGACCCCCACCTCCTTCCTCCAGGAGACCCCCACTTCCTTCCTCCAGGAGCCTCCCACCTCCTTCCTCCAGGAGCCCCCCAcctccttcctgcaggagcCCCCCACCTTCTTCCTGCAGGAGCCCCCCGAGGAGCTGCACAACGGAGGCGACAGGGTGAGCTACAAGACGGTGAGCCAGGAGGATCTGGCTCTGCCCGTGTCCAACCTGCAGGCGCTCAATCCCAACCGGCTCTCGGCCATGCGGGAAGCGTTCTCCCGCAGCCGCAGCATCAGCACCGATGTGTGA